One genomic region from Nitrospirota bacterium encodes:
- a CDS encoding NAD(P)/FAD-dependent oxidoreductase produces the protein VAMKRMFTSDVTFLSHGFSPAPAYKALLEEEGIGLVEGRPEELLGEKTLEGVRLSDGRVIPCEVILGWGGISLNDEYLEGLPIERDADGFKIATRGNGESSIPGLFVLGALRHGHSQAIISAGQGAEAAIEISTRIVEL, from the coding sequence CGTCGCCATGAAGCGGATGTTCACCAGCGACGTGACCTTCCTCAGCCACGGCTTCTCCCCGGCGCCGGCGTACAAGGCGCTTCTCGAGGAGGAGGGGATCGGCCTGGTCGAGGGGCGGCCGGAAGAGCTCCTCGGCGAGAAGACCCTCGAGGGCGTGCGGCTCAGCGACGGCCGTGTCATACCCTGCGAGGTCATCCTGGGGTGGGGCGGGATCTCCCTGAACGACGAGTACCTCGAGGGTCTCCCGATCGAACGCGATGCCGATGGGTTCAAGATCGCGACCAGGGGCAACGGCGAGTCGAGCATCCCCGGCCTCTTCGTTCTCGGCGCGCTGCGCCACGGCCACTCCCAGGCGATCATCTCAGCCGGCCAGGGCGCCGAGGCCGCGATCGAGATCAGCACGAGGATCGTCGAGCTCTAG
- a CDS encoding ATP-binding protein, which produces MALPVRMFPATDLYINPHALPPLFTALAILLLGLIVVIRERGARESLLYLGYTLAASAWMFCASVALFQSSEAMAYRWMTFANAGVTMMPAALYHFTVVVMQTDGPNRQRVRLAWTISAIFLAVTLLTDVLFDGLNHYSWGIFLRFRWPSFLFMGYFSVMTAMTLREYWVVYRRSDRNTTRNRRAKAFLIAFGIGYLGALDFLPAIGVPYYPLSYIPMICMLVLVSRTIWRHRLVDITPAFAAREIIATMNDALIVLDLEGVVRLVNQETCSLLGCREQDLVGRRPMDGMTTCQQLAERIVSLVGKGAVRNVEVECGPHNGGSRTFNLSASLMRNHRGEPVATVCLVNDITDRNRVEKEREQLIGQLQEANEKLRMLDTMKTNFISTVSHELRTPLTTIKAFVELLLVKKGMPDERKVKLMNTVKVETDRLARLINDLLDLSRIEAGSVKWQFAPVSLEDIIQSVIESMGVLFENKGLRVAVEFTPPLPAVSGDRDRLVQVVTNILSNAVKFTPRGGSIQVALRQETAQLVVEISDSGIGIPPEHIELIFEKFHRSDDVLTAATEGTGLGLAITRQIVEYHGGRIWARSTHGKGSTFIFTLPLAGERAVAGTR; this is translated from the coding sequence ATGGCGCTCCCTGTTCGCATGTTCCCGGCTACCGATTTATATATCAACCCGCATGCCCTCCCTCCGCTCTTCACGGCCCTTGCCATCCTGCTGCTCGGACTCATCGTCGTGATCCGGGAAAGAGGCGCCCGGGAAAGCCTTCTCTATCTCGGCTACACCCTGGCAGCCTCCGCCTGGATGTTCTGCGCCTCGGTGGCCCTGTTCCAGTCTTCGGAGGCGATGGCGTACCGATGGATGACCTTTGCCAACGCAGGCGTCACCATGATGCCCGCGGCGCTGTACCATTTTACGGTCGTGGTGATGCAAACGGACGGCCCGAACCGGCAGCGCGTCCGGCTTGCATGGACGATCTCGGCAATCTTCCTGGCCGTGACCCTGCTGACGGACGTCCTGTTCGACGGATTGAACCATTACTCCTGGGGCATCTTCCTGAGGTTCCGGTGGCCGTCCTTTCTGTTCATGGGCTATTTCTCCGTCATGACGGCTATGACGCTCCGGGAGTATTGGGTTGTCTATAGAAGATCGGACCGGAATACCACCAGGAACCGCCGCGCAAAGGCGTTCCTCATAGCCTTCGGCATCGGCTACCTCGGCGCGCTTGATTTCCTGCCCGCCATCGGGGTTCCCTACTACCCGCTGAGCTATATCCCCATGATCTGCATGCTGGTCCTCGTCTCGAGGACGATATGGCGCCATCGCCTCGTGGACATCACGCCTGCGTTCGCCGCCCGTGAGATCATCGCCACCATGAACGATGCGTTGATCGTGCTCGACCTCGAGGGCGTGGTCAGGCTGGTCAATCAGGAAACGTGCAGCCTGCTCGGATGCCGTGAACAGGACCTCGTCGGCAGGCGGCCGATGGACGGCATGACAACGTGCCAACAACTTGCGGAACGGATCGTGTCGCTCGTCGGGAAAGGCGCGGTCCGGAACGTGGAGGTCGAATGCGGGCCGCACAACGGCGGTTCCCGCACGTTCAACCTGTCCGCTTCCCTGATGCGCAACCACCGCGGGGAACCGGTTGCGACCGTCTGCCTGGTGAACGACATCACCGACCGCAATCGTGTTGAAAAGGAGCGGGAGCAGCTTATCGGACAGCTGCAGGAGGCCAACGAGAAACTGCGGATGCTCGACACGATGAAGACAAACTTCATCTCGACGGTCTCCCACGAACTGCGCACGCCGCTGACGACCATCAAGGCCTTTGTCGAGCTGCTGCTCGTGAAGAAGGGGATGCCCGATGAGCGAAAAGTGAAGCTGATGAACACGGTGAAGGTCGAGACCGACCGGCTTGCGCGCCTGATCAACGACCTGCTCGATCTTTCGCGGATCGAAGCGGGCTCGGTGAAATGGCAGTTCGCACCGGTCTCCCTGGAGGACATCATCCAGTCGGTCATCGAGAGCATGGGGGTCCTCTTCGAGAACAAGGGGCTCCGGGTGGCCGTCGAGTTCACGCCTCCTCTTCCGGCTGTTTCGGGCGACCGCGACCGCCTTGTGCAGGTCGTGACCAACATCCTTTCCAATGCCGTCAAGTTCACGCCGCGGGGAGGCTCGATACAGGTCGCCCTTCGCCAGGAGACGGCGCAGCTCGTGGTCGAGATCTCCGACTCCGGCATCGGGATACCGCCCGAACATATCGAACTCATATTCGAGAAATTCCACCGGTCGGACGACGTGCTGACCGCGGCCACGGAAGGCACGGGCCTCGGCCTTGCCATAACGCGCCAGATCGTCGAATACCACGGAGGAAGGATCTGGGCCAGGAGCACGCACGGAAAAGGGAGCACCTTCATCTTTACCCTGCCGCTGGCGGGAGAGAGGGCTGTCGCAGGGACGCGGTGA
- a CDS encoding diguanylate cyclase — MSPLRGKLLRSLNLKTKMTLGVSTVVILSLSLAGYLATSYFERQLRTTIDRNQFLLASAIANEIDTKLLLARQLLILAAREVPPAALRSPEAAQRFLDSKAYLTSFFDNHYTLVSAAGISIAEAPFTPNRRGKDYSFRPYFKKTVESQKPIISDPYFSSQTHSHPAIMMTAPIFNSKGALAGFLAGSMDLMGDNILGDIAKIKVGKNGFLSLTTANRIMVMHPDKTRIMQPIPAGNKLYDEALEGFEGTQDTVTTGGIPMVTSVKRMKVNGWIVVANLPQAEAYAAINEMKVYLLAAGAGIVMVVSVIISFLIRRYTGPLHRLTRHVRELSRKEGVDKLVRPETDDEIGTLSRAFNTMVSELDQQHEALRESEELFRTLAEQSLVGIYLIQDGLFRYVNPRFAQIFRYAADELTDRLGPRDLAHPDDWPDVQEHIRKRIDGEVKSLHYSFRASTRELDLIDVEVYGSATIYRGRPAIIGTMVDITERTVIEERLKRLALYDDLTGLPNRSLFFDRLHQLLELAKRNQFVVAVLFIDLDRFKAVNDTLGHEMGDLLLKEVSRRLTSCTRSADTVARVGGDEFVGICGKIAAPDDALVLARKINNALSKPFMLRDHECSIGASIGISLFPEDGSDPETLLKKADNAMYRVKEGGKGGNLLYRDMIRTAES, encoded by the coding sequence ATGTCCCCTCTTCGCGGGAAACTGCTGAGATCGCTCAACCTGAAGACGAAGATGACCCTGGGCGTATCCACGGTCGTCATCCTCTCCCTGTCCCTGGCCGGATATCTTGCGACCTCGTACTTCGAACGGCAGCTCAGGACCACCATCGACCGGAACCAGTTCCTGCTGGCATCGGCAATCGCGAACGAGATCGATACGAAGCTGCTGCTGGCCCGTCAGCTGCTCATCCTCGCTGCCCGGGAAGTTCCCCCCGCAGCGCTGCGCAGCCCCGAAGCTGCCCAGCGCTTCCTCGACAGCAAGGCCTATCTCACCAGTTTCTTCGATAATCATTACACCCTCGTTTCCGCCGCCGGCATATCCATCGCCGAGGCGCCCTTTACCCCGAACAGGCGGGGCAAGGATTATTCGTTCCGCCCCTATTTCAAGAAGACCGTCGAGTCGCAGAAGCCCATCATTTCCGATCCCTATTTCTCCTCGCAGACGCATTCCCATCCGGCGATCATGATGACCGCCCCGATCTTCAACAGCAAAGGAGCATTGGCCGGCTTTCTCGCAGGCAGCATGGACCTCATGGGAGACAACATCCTGGGGGACATCGCCAAGATCAAGGTCGGGAAGAACGGATTCCTTTCGCTCACGACGGCGAACCGGATCATGGTAATGCACCCCGACAAGACGCGGATCATGCAGCCGATCCCGGCCGGGAACAAGCTGTATGACGAGGCCCTGGAAGGCTTTGAGGGGACCCAGGATACCGTAACGACCGGCGGTATCCCCATGGTGACCTCGGTCAAGCGCATGAAGGTCAACGGGTGGATCGTCGTCGCCAACCTTCCCCAGGCCGAGGCTTATGCGGCCATCAATGAGATGAAAGTATATCTCCTGGCGGCCGGGGCAGGCATCGTGATGGTCGTTTCCGTCATCATCTCCTTCCTGATCCGGCGGTACACGGGGCCGCTCCATCGTCTTACCCGTCACGTCAGGGAGCTGTCCCGCAAAGAGGGCGTGGACAAGCTGGTCCGGCCCGAAACGGACGACGAGATCGGGACACTGTCCCGGGCCTTCAATACGATGGTGTCTGAGCTGGACCAGCAGCATGAGGCCCTCCGCGAATCGGAAGAGCTCTTCCGTACGCTGGCCGAACAATCGCTGGTCGGCATCTATCTCATCCAGGACGGCCTCTTCCGGTATGTCAACCCCCGGTTCGCTCAGATTTTCAGGTACGCCGCGGACGAGCTGACGGACAGACTCGGTCCGCGCGACCTCGCCCATCCCGATGACTGGCCGGATGTGCAGGAGCATATCCGCAAGAGGATCGACGGCGAGGTCAAATCGCTCCACTATTCCTTCCGGGCCAGCACCAGGGAGCTGGATCTCATTGACGTCGAGGTGTACGGTTCCGCGACGATCTACCGCGGCCGTCCGGCGATCATCGGGACGATGGTGGACATCACCGAACGGACCGTGATCGAAGAACGTCTCAAGCGGCTCGCGCTCTATGACGATCTCACGGGGCTGCCGAACCGCTCGTTGTTCTTCGACCGGCTCCACCAGCTTCTGGAGCTGGCAAAACGGAACCAATTCGTTGTCGCTGTTCTCTTTATCGATCTCGACCGGTTCAAGGCTGTCAACGATACGCTGGGACACGAAATGGGCGACCTTCTGCTCAAAGAAGTTTCGCGGAGGCTGACCTCCTGCACCCGGTCTGCGGACACGGTGGCGCGCGTTGGCGGCGACGAGTTCGTCGGCATCTGTGGAAAGATCGCAGCGCCCGATGATGCGCTTGTTCTTGCCCGGAAGATCAACAACGCCCTGTCCAAACCATTCATGCTCAGGGACCATGAATGCTCGATCGGCGCAAGCATCGGGATCAGCCTCTTTCCGGAGGACGGAAGCGATCCGGAAACACTCCTCAAAAAGGCCGATAACGCGATGTATCGAGTGAAAGAAGGCGGGAAAGGCGGCAACCTGCTCTACCGCGATATGATCAGAACTGCGGAAAGCTGA
- a CDS encoding glycosyltransferase gives MKRILFIGTLMLVAAGMLFLPVSATAMEYQKTGTVVYTQSVVDLRNTMRQLWEDHIVYTRSFITSALAGLDDTGKVAERLLRNQDDIGNAIKPIYGDEAGKKLSALLRDHILIAADIVAAAKAGDNDGVAKGQKRWTANADDIAVFLSSANPNWPVQKLKDMLYMHLAFTTTEVVSRLKKDWSADIEAYDKGHVHMLMFADMLTDGIVKQFPAKFK, from the coding sequence ATGAAACGGATACTATTCATAGGGACGTTAATGCTGGTCGCAGCGGGGATGCTGTTTTTACCAGTTTCCGCGACAGCGATGGAGTATCAGAAGACGGGTACGGTCGTTTACACGCAGTCGGTCGTAGATCTGCGGAACACCATGCGGCAGTTGTGGGAGGATCATATCGTCTACACACGGAGCTTCATCACCAGCGCGCTGGCCGGGCTTGATGACACCGGAAAGGTCGCTGAACGGCTTCTCAGGAACCAGGACGACATCGGCAATGCCATCAAGCCGATCTATGGCGATGAGGCGGGAAAGAAGCTGTCCGCCCTGCTCAGGGACCACATCCTGATCGCAGCGGACATCGTGGCCGCAGCCAAGGCCGGTGACAACGACGGCGTTGCCAAGGGACAGAAAAGGTGGACGGCAAACGCCGACGACATCGCCGTTTTTTTGAGTAGTGCCAACCCGAATTGGCCGGTCCAGAAGTTGAAGGACATGCTGTACATGCACCTCGCGTTCACAACGACCGAGGTTGTTTCGCGTCTCAAGAAGGACTGGTCCGCGGACATCGAGGCCTATGACAAGGGCCATGTGCACATGCTCATGTTCGCCGACATGCTCACCGACGGGATCGTGAAACAGTTCCCGGCGAAGTTCAAGTAG
- a CDS encoding helix-turn-helix domain-containing protein codes for MTPGSPHTEKHMGTRGRITELLLKDQRTVEELAEALGVTRNAVRAQIALLQREGVVEVQGQLKGTRRPAAVYGIRAGAEVGSSLAYSIVLTGLVRVLGGRLPSRQFASIMKEVGQGMAAAVPRPAGNARERVIGVVNVLRSLGSLAEMSEEDGKIVIRGNGCLISRAVQADVRSCAAMESFLSTLTGLPVTERCDHGERPGCRFEIEVPRGK; via the coding sequence ATGACCCCTGGATCGCCGCACACGGAAAAACACATGGGTACCCGCGGCCGCATCACTGAGCTCCTGCTCAAGGACCAGCGGACCGTCGAGGAGCTCGCGGAAGCATTAGGCGTGACCAGGAACGCTGTGCGTGCCCAGATCGCTCTGCTTCAGCGGGAGGGGGTCGTTGAGGTCCAGGGACAGCTCAAAGGGACCCGCAGGCCGGCGGCGGTCTACGGCATCCGGGCAGGGGCCGAGGTCGGATCATCCTTGGCTTATTCGATCGTCCTGACCGGGCTCGTGAGGGTCCTGGGCGGTCGGTTGCCGTCGCGGCAGTTTGCGTCGATCATGAAGGAAGTGGGCCAGGGCATGGCCGCAGCTGTTCCGCGCCCAGCCGGGAACGCCCGGGAGCGCGTGATCGGCGTCGTGAACGTGCTTCGCTCGCTGGGTTCCCTGGCTGAGATGAGCGAGGAAGACGGGAAGATCGTGATCAGGGGGAACGGCTGCCTCATCTCCCGGGCCGTTCAAGCCGACGTGCGGTCCTGTGCGGCCATGGAATCGTTCCTGAGCACGCTCACCGGTCTTCCGGTGACCGAGCGCTGCGACCACGGCGAACGGCCGGGCTGCAGGTTCGAGATCGAGGTCCCGCGGGGAAAATGA
- a CDS encoding tetratricopeptide repeat protein — MKTFTYSVLILCVIGLALVRPDAARASGYGSDTSRAPADPDVVRAEKAIKEKNWDTAIELLNKAVKRDPKNADILNLMGFTERNRGNLDAAFKYYEQALAINPRHRGAHEYIGEAYLMAGDLAKAEEHLAKLDKLCFFPCEEYSDLKAAVATYKQQHPK; from the coding sequence ATGAAGACGTTTACTTACTCTGTGCTGATCCTTTGCGTTATCGGCCTCGCACTCGTGCGGCCCGACGCGGCCCGCGCAAGCGGCTACGGCAGCGATACGTCTCGTGCGCCTGCTGATCCCGACGTCGTCCGTGCAGAAAAGGCGATCAAGGAAAAGAATTGGGACACGGCCATCGAGTTGCTGAACAAAGCGGTGAAGCGCGACCCTAAGAACGCCGACATTCTCAACCTGATGGGTTTTACCGAGCGCAATCGCGGCAATCTCGACGCGGCGTTCAAATACTACGAGCAGGCGCTCGCGATCAACCCCAGGCATCGCGGTGCACACGAGTATATAGGCGAGGCCTATCTGATGGCCGGCGATCTCGCCAAGGCCGAGGAGCATCTGGCCAAACTGGACAAGCTTTGTTTCTTCCCTTGCGAAGAATACAGCGACCTCAAGGCTGCCGTAGCCACGTACAAGCAGCAGCATCCGAAATAA
- a CDS encoding response regulator: MQTILLVDDDPAVLMLYELMLNDLGYDVIPKPDAGSALELIRQGIPMDLVITDYQMPGMNGLEFIGVLRQILPSVPVLMLTGCCNADIDPGLGISELISKPVSEKELGRSVKSALEKRSADILIFRIDRGIDRRPSPGTL, encoded by the coding sequence ATGCAAACAATCCTGCTCGTCGATGATGATCCGGCCGTTTTAATGCTCTATGAGCTCATGCTGAATGACCTGGGGTACGACGTTATCCCGAAACCCGATGCCGGGTCTGCGCTCGAGCTTATCCGGCAGGGAATTCCGATGGATCTTGTCATTACCGATTATCAGATGCCGGGCATGAACGGCCTTGAATTTATCGGTGTCCTGAGGCAGATCCTGCCATCGGTACCGGTGCTCATGCTTACCGGGTGCTGCAACGCGGATATCGATCCTGGTTTGGGAATAAGTGAATTGATTTCCAAGCCGGTAAGTGAAAAGGAACTGGGACGGAGCGTGAAATCAGCTCTTGAAAAAAGGAGCGCGGACATTCTTATCTTCCGAATTGACCGGGGAATCGATAGACGTCCGTCCCCCGGCACCCTGTAA
- a CDS encoding DUF1847 domain-containing protein has product MTKFSCSLCGAVWQKQGKTNCWSADQAQAPAKPGYCPSREHLPLINDAFDEYRGSSEDAKIARVATQVEGLCYQRTPGTETINARWTRVEDTIAFAKLMGYRRIGIATCIGLLDETNRLALILRAQGFEPLSVCCKAGSMDKLELGITDADKVRPGTFEPACNPIAQARLLNAAQTDMNIIVGLCVGHDMLFSKHSDAPVTTLVVKDRVTGHNPVSVLYGQNFYYKRLQGAPLEVSAPGAVKGRKDPASKKPTLARGKRRASKKKN; this is encoded by the coding sequence ATGACGAAGTTCAGCTGCAGTCTCTGCGGAGCCGTGTGGCAGAAGCAGGGGAAAACAAATTGCTGGAGCGCCGACCAGGCGCAGGCTCCTGCCAAGCCGGGATATTGTCCCTCCCGGGAACATCTGCCGCTCATCAATGATGCCTTCGACGAGTACCGGGGATCGAGCGAGGACGCGAAGATTGCCCGCGTGGCCACGCAGGTCGAGGGCCTGTGTTATCAGCGGACGCCGGGGACGGAAACGATCAACGCACGGTGGACGCGGGTGGAGGATACCATCGCCTTCGCGAAGCTCATGGGGTACCGGCGGATCGGGATCGCCACCTGCATCGGCCTGTTGGATGAGACAAACCGGCTGGCGTTGATCCTTCGTGCCCAGGGCTTCGAGCCCCTCTCGGTCTGCTGCAAGGCCGGCAGCATGGACAAGCTAGAGCTGGGTATAACCGACGCGGACAAGGTGAGACCGGGAACGTTCGAACCCGCGTGCAACCCGATCGCCCAGGCGCGGCTTCTGAATGCAGCGCAGACAGACATGAACATCATCGTCGGGCTCTGCGTGGGACACGACATGCTGTTCTCAAAGCACTCCGACGCCCCGGTCACGACCTTGGTGGTCAAGGACCGGGTGACCGGACACAACCCGGTCAGCGTGCTGTACGGACAGAACTTCTATTACAAACGGCTTCAGGGAGCGCCCCTGGAGGTGTCCGCCCCGGGTGCGGTGAAGGGGCGAAAGGATCCGGCTTCGAAAAAGCCGACCCTCGCCAGAGGCAAACGGCGCGCTTCGAAGAAAAAAAATTAG
- a CDS encoding ABC transporter ATP-binding protein codes for MTVNDIKSNASPTPQVVVENVRKTFSSKGREIVALAGIDLTISSGEFVAVLGPSGCGKSTLLNALAGFSLPTSGRVIANGAEVTHPGPDRGMVFQEYALFPWMTVAENVAFGLEIKKMKKQLIREQVDRLLEKLQLLEFRDRFPKDLSGGMKQRVAIARVLALDPPIMLMDEPFGALDALTRRTMQDELLRIWMEFRKTIVFVTHGIEESIYLADRVVVMTYRPGTIKRLVPVELSRPRDVASPRFIALQKEVSALVMEEQMRSRRDERPA; via the coding sequence ATGACCGTGAACGACATCAAGAGCAACGCCTCCCCGACCCCCCAGGTCGTCGTCGAGAACGTGCGCAAGACCTTCAGCAGCAAGGGCCGCGAGATCGTCGCCCTCGCCGGCATCGACCTCACGATCTCCAGCGGAGAATTTGTCGCCGTGCTCGGTCCTTCCGGCTGCGGCAAATCAACGCTCCTGAACGCCTTGGCGGGATTTTCCCTGCCCACCTCGGGCAGGGTGATCGCCAACGGCGCGGAAGTGACCCACCCCGGTCCGGACCGGGGGATGGTCTTCCAGGAATACGCCCTCTTCCCCTGGATGACCGTGGCGGAGAACGTCGCCTTCGGCCTGGAGATCAAGAAGATGAAGAAGCAGCTGATCCGGGAGCAGGTGGACAGGCTCCTGGAAAAGCTGCAGCTCCTCGAGTTCCGGGACCGGTTCCCCAAGGACCTCTCCGGCGGCATGAAGCAGCGTGTGGCGATCGCCCGCGTGCTGGCCCTCGATCCGCCGATCATGCTGATGGACGAGCCCTTCGGCGCGCTCGATGCCCTGACCCGCCGCACCATGCAGGACGAGCTGCTCCGCATCTGGATGGAGTTCCGGAAAACGATCGTCTTCGTCACCCACGGCATCGAGGAGTCGATCTATCTCGCCGACCGCGTGGTCGTGATGACCTACCGTCCGGGCACGATCAAGCGGCTCGTTCCCGTCGAGCTTTCGCGCCCCCGCGATGTGGCCTCGCCCCGGTTCATCGCCCTCCAGAAGGAGGTCTCCGCCCTCGTCATGGAAGAACAGATGCGCTCCCGCAGGGACGAGCGACCTGCCTAG
- a CDS encoding ABC transporter permease: protein MKRLKRKNHHSLFARLLHAVALPAGLLVVWELLSRNGFISPHVLPAPTQVFLRWVAYARPLEPYDPAAMNYLTWLFSGELPHDALATVMRVLVGFGIGAGLGLVLGLLMGASAFIYNLFNPLIQILRPIPPIAYIPLAILWFGLGNPPAFFLISLGAFFPVLMNTISGVRHVDGLFIRAARNVGAGGLTLFVRIIIPAATPYILTGLRVGIGVAFIVVIVAEMIAVNDGLGYRILEAREYLWSDKIIAGMITIGLLGLAIDTVMSRINNRLLRWHQGQE from the coding sequence ATGAAGCGCCTGAAGAGGAAAAACCATCACTCCCTGTTCGCCCGGTTGCTGCACGCCGTCGCGCTGCCGGCGGGTCTGCTCGTGGTCTGGGAGCTGCTTTCCCGGAACGGGTTCATCAGCCCCCATGTGCTCCCGGCCCCGACGCAGGTCTTCCTCCGGTGGGTAGCCTACGCAAGACCGTTGGAGCCATACGATCCGGCCGCGATGAACTACCTCACCTGGCTCTTTTCCGGCGAGCTGCCCCATGACGCGCTTGCCACCGTCATGCGGGTGCTGGTCGGCTTCGGCATCGGCGCCGGGCTCGGCCTGGTGCTCGGGCTGCTCATGGGCGCCAGCGCCTTCATCTACAACCTGTTCAATCCGCTGATCCAGATCCTGAGGCCCATCCCCCCCATCGCCTACATCCCCCTCGCGATTCTCTGGTTCGGGCTCGGCAACCCGCCCGCGTTCTTCCTGATCAGCCTCGGCGCGTTCTTCCCGGTACTGATGAACACCATCTCAGGTGTCCGGCACGTGGACGGCTTGTTCATCCGCGCCGCTCGCAACGTGGGCGCGGGCGGCCTGACCCTGTTCGTACGGATCATCATCCCCGCGGCGACCCCCTACATCCTGACGGGCCTGCGCGTCGGGATCGGCGTAGCCTTCATCGTGGTCATCGTCGCCGAGATGATCGCGGTGAACGACGGGCTCGGCTACCGCATTCTCGAGGCGAGGGAATACCTCTGGTCCGACAAGATCATCGCCGGCATGATCACCATCGGACTGCTGGGCCTGGCCATCGACACCGTGATGAGCAGGATCAACAACCGCCTGCTCCGCTGGCACCAGGGGCAGGAATGA
- a CDS encoding ABC transporter substrate-binding protein, whose product MVGTAPAFGADVVRLGTLKFAHYGAVWYMKEIAQKYGIEIQERVFPKGIDIIPAIIAGEIDVSASAVDGAIAARASNVPIVIVAGFASGGARIVGRPDIHWTSVADLKGKKVGVPRGGAQELVLLAELGKHNLSFSDKPGKDVQIVYLAYADLNQALMARNIDAMCQSEPQSTQAISKGFGVEIIKPYDTPVGEPIRTLIMTEAMYNTRKDVAARFMKCFVEATKYFIENPKAAEQYVREKMFKGQLSAEDYHDAMENAAFTYDVTVQQVQVSTDMMAKYGIAKMASPPAAKDYVKVDLLEKAKKELDAK is encoded by the coding sequence ATGGTGGGGACCGCGCCCGCCTTTGGCGCGGACGTGGTGCGCCTCGGGACCCTGAAGTTCGCCCACTACGGCGCGGTCTGGTACATGAAGGAGATTGCGCAGAAGTACGGCATCGAGATCCAGGAGCGCGTGTTCCCCAAGGGTATCGACATCATCCCGGCAATCATCGCCGGGGAGATCGACGTATCGGCCAGCGCCGTGGACGGGGCGATTGCCGCCCGCGCCAGCAACGTTCCGATCGTGATCGTTGCCGGGTTCGCCAGCGGCGGGGCGCGCATCGTCGGACGGCCGGACATACACTGGACCTCCGTTGCCGACCTGAAGGGCAAAAAGGTCGGCGTTCCGCGCGGCGGAGCGCAGGAGCTGGTCCTGCTGGCCGAGCTGGGCAAGCACAACCTTTCCTTTTCCGACAAACCGGGCAAGGACGTGCAGATCGTCTATCTGGCCTACGCGGACCTGAACCAGGCCCTGATGGCCAGGAACATCGACGCCATGTGCCAGTCCGAACCCCAGTCCACCCAGGCCATCAGCAAGGGGTTCGGCGTGGAGATCATCAAGCCCTATGACACCCCCGTCGGAGAGCCCATACGGACCCTGATCATGACCGAGGCGATGTACAACACCAGAAAAGACGTGGCCGCACGGTTCATGAAGTGCTTTGTCGAGGCGACCAAGTATTTCATCGAGAACCCGAAGGCCGCGGAACAATACGTCCGGGAAAAGATGTTCAAGGGCCAGCTGAGCGCCGAGGACTACCACGATGCCATGGAGAATGCGGCTTTTACCTATGATGTCACCGTGCAGCAGGTCCAGGTCTCCACGGACATGATGGCAAAATACGGGATCGCGAAGATGGCGTCCCCGCCCGCGGCGAAGGATTACGTGAAGGTCGACCTGCTCGAGAAGGCGAAGAAGGAACTGGACGCGAAATAG
- a CDS encoding nitroreductase family protein, with protein MKMKELVLKNRSYRRFHQEVSVGRETLNELADLARLSATGGNMQPLKFILSEDAARNGRIFPTLTWAAYLKDWSGPGEGERPAAYIIILGDKRLKPSFGCDHGIAAQSILLGATEKGLGGCIIASIQKPALAQVLSLPDHFEILLVIALGKPREIVVIEQVRPDGDIKYWRDSQGVHHVPKRSLEDLIAG; from the coding sequence ATGAAGATGAAAGAACTTGTTTTGAAGAACCGGAGCTATCGGCGCTTCCATCAGGAAGTCAGTGTGGGCAGGGAAACGCTGAACGAGTTGGCCGATCTCGCACGGCTGTCCGCGACCGGCGGCAACATGCAGCCGCTCAAGTTCATCCTCTCCGAAGATGCCGCGAGGAACGGCCGGATATTCCCGACCCTGACATGGGCCGCCTATCTGAAGGACTGGTCCGGGCCCGGCGAGGGGGAGCGGCCTGCCGCCTACATCATCATCCTCGGGGACAAGCGATTGAAGCCTTCCTTCGGCTGCGACCATGGGATCGCGGCGCAGAGCATCCTGCTCGGCGCCACGGAGAAGGGCCTCGGAGGCTGCATCATTGCCTCGATCCAGAAGCCCGCCCTGGCCCAGGTCCTGTCCCTGCCGGACCACTTCGAGATCCTGCTGGTGATCGCGCTCGGCAAGCCCCGGGAGATTGTGGTGATCGAGCAGGTCAGGCCAGACGGGGACATCAAGTACTGGCGCGACAGCCAGGGCGTTCACCATGTGCCGAAGCGTTCGCTCGAAGACCTGATCGCGGGGTAG
- a CDS encoding RNA-binding S4 domain-containing protein, with protein MTEFKLEGREYIELNDLLKVTGLFASGGLAKTAIAEGRVTVDGQVELRRRCKIRSGHTVECEGHKIVVKK; from the coding sequence ATGACAGAGTTCAAGCTGGAAGGCAGGGAATACATCGAGCTCAATGACCTGTTAAAAGTCACGGGCTTGTTCGCCAGCGGCGGCTTGGCAAAGACGGCGATTGCGGAAGGCCGCGTAACGGTAGACGGGCAGGTGGAACTCCGCAGACGATGCAAGATCCGGTCGGGTCACACAGTGGAATGTGAAGGCCATAAGATCGTTGTGAAGAAGTGA